A window of the Vigna angularis cultivar LongXiaoDou No.4 chromosome 3, ASM1680809v1, whole genome shotgun sequence genome harbors these coding sequences:
- the LOC108326001 gene encoding uncharacterized protein LOC108326001 isoform X1, which yields MVLGIRTKSRKTVSVQVHYVIHVQEIKPWPPSQSLRSVQTVLLQWENGDKTSGSLASTTAGIENIEFNESFRLSVVMWREASKKSKHRESFQKNYLEFNLYDKTTKSQLLGSASINFADFGIIKETKALRILLNCKKSSKHSSQPFLYVSIQPLDTECSSSSPSSSYSKGLSLDKEGSESVTQSLKDDDDVEIASFTDDDDNDDFPSNTSQTNRSSSKTTEGGIKIREGGAEGSHGNFVLSAESSTSSLVGNTRSEAPTQFNGIKSPPSSTILGSDMGNAAYGRPSLPKISVETVKLSDPICEIQENIQQSSASCISPSIQTNFERPFNSQVTQENSVIKEDDTRDQRLNKEAVEKVISISDVGVMEAKEKMEEQRKEQKQFMERNELLNKFRNDDSTKQENFSSITLSNEEPHRKGQKQLAEKNEPLENELNNFSNDDSTKKENLISTTLLNEKPDGKAQRQFTEKNEPSENELGNFSNDDSMKKGNLNNTTLPIEKPNGKEQRQITERNEPLENELNNFPHDDDAMKKGNLNSTTLLNEKPRGKGQRQFTERNEPLDDKPNIFSEEDSTYKWNLNGTTALNEKPPGKGQRKFTEKNETSQNEINNFSNDDSTKKGNLISTTLLNEKSHGKGQNQSTEKNEPLKNELNNFSNDDSTEKGNLINTTLLNEKPHGKGQNQSSEENETSENELNNFSNDDSMKKGNLSSDTLLNEKPHKKGQRQFIERNERLENELNKFSNDDSMKKGNFSSTTLLNEKPQGTGQKQFNERNEPLENGLNKFSNDDSTKKGNLSNTTLLKEKPLGKGQRQFTKRNEPLENELNNVSNDDSMKKGNLKSITHKKPHGKGQRQFTERNEPLENELNKVSNDDSMKKGNLSSTTLLNEKPHGKGQRQFTESNEPLENELNNVSIDDSMKKENLNSTTLLNEKPHGKGQRQFPVRNELSENELDKFSNDDSTKKGNLSGTSLLNEKPDGIGQRQFTERNEPLENELNNVSVDDSLKEENLNSTTLLNEKPHGRGQRPFTVRNELLENELNKPCNDDSTKKVNSSSTTFLNEEPHGKGQKQLTEKNEPLENELNNFSDDYSMKKGNLNSIALLSEKQLGEGQKQFTESNEPLENELNNFSNDDSLMERNLSSTTLLNEEPHGKGQKQLTEKNEPLENELNNFSNDDSMNLNSTALLNEKPHGKGQRQFTERNELLENELNKFYNDDSIKKGNLCSTTLLNEEPRGKGQKQLIEKNEPLENKLNNFSDDDSLKKGNLGSTILNEKPHEKGQRQFIERNEPLENELNTFSNDDSAKKGSLNSIILLNKKPHEHPRLMSDKIGDGENVEIPLQSAENYEQISNQTLNQAEEINTLNDFPVYTACHEDINTSGKFLSNKTELKAEVERLREELREAAALEVSMYSVIAEHGSSSNKVHAPARRLSRFYFHACRVGSPATIASAAQSAVSGFVLVSKACGNDVPRLTFWFSNILLLRAIVSKEVENIHFGDGSCINSECDAVGNTLRKENGNIEKQFHSWENPKTFLIALEKVEAWIFSRIVESVWWQTLTPYMQSGVAKSTNSKKADERRTRVGDQDQGNFSIYLWKRAFKDACERLCPLRTGFHECGCLAVIARLVMEQLVSRLDFAMFNAILRESAEEMPMDPVSDPISDSKVLPIPAGKSGFAAGAQLKNAIGDWSRWLSDLFSIDDSESCEVTNENDEPKCESSFKPFLLLNALSDLMMLPLDMLADGSTRKEVCPRFGISLIKRVVNNFVPDEFSPGPIPDAVFDALNSEDIEDDVGAITSLPCSAGPTFYAPLPASSILGMLQEAGTKTSLRRGSFALKKLYTSDDELDELDSPLSALGMDEPSTALIKGGRKVVRYELLREAWKSSE from the exons ATGGTACTGGGAATAAGAACAAAGAGTAGAAAAACTGTCTCAGTCCAAGTTCACTACGTAATCCATGTTCAGGAGATCAAGCCTTGGCCCCCTTCACAATCACTGAGATCTGTGCAAACGGTATTACTGCAGTGGGAAAATGGTGATAAAACTTCTGGGTCTCTAGCATCCACCACTGCTGGCATTGAAAACATCGAATTTAATGAATCTTTCAGGCTTTCAGTTGTTATGTGGAGAGAAGCATCCAAGAAAAGCAAACACCGTGAAAGTTTTCAGAAGAACTACTTAGAGTTTAACTTGTATGACAAGACAACAAAGAGCCAACTATTGGGATCAGCCTCAATAAACTTTGCAGATTTTGGAATTATTAAGGAAACTAAAGCCTTACGCATTCTATTGAACTGCAAGAAGAGCTCCAAGCATTCTTCACAGCCATTTCTTTATGTTAGTATTCAGCCATTGGATACAGAATGTTCTAGCTCATCACCAAGCAGCAGCTATTCAAAAGGGTTGTCACTAGACAAGGAAGGAAGTGAATCGGTGACACAGTCATTGAAAGATGACGATGATGTTGAAATTGCCTCTTTTACTGATGATGACGACAATGATGACTTCCCTTCAAATACCTCCCAAACTAATAGATCTTCTTCCAAGACTACTGAAG GCGGTATCAAAATCAGGGAAGGAGGAGCAGAAGGCTCTCATGGAAATTTTGTTCTATCCGCAGAAAGTTCTACTTCTAGCTTAGTTGGAAACACAAGGAGTGAAGCGCCCACACAGTTCAATGGCATCAAATCTCCCCCTTCATCTACAATTCTTGGATCAGACATGGGAAATGCTGCCTATGGCCGCCCTTCATTGCCTAAAATTTCTGTGGAAACTGTCAAACTTTCTGATCCAATTTgtgaaattcaagaaaatattcAACAATCTTCTGCTTCATGCATTTCACCGAGTATACAAACAAACTTTGAAAGGCCTTTCAATTCTCAAGTAACTCAAGAGAACAGTGTGATTAAAGAAGATGACACAAGAGATCAGAGACTTAATAAAGAAGCTGTTGAGAAAGTTATCAGTATTTCAGATGTTGGGGTTATGGAGGCCAAAGAAAAAATGGAGGAgcaaagaaaagaacaaaaacagtTTATGGAGAGGAATGAACTTTTAAATAAGTTCCGCAATGATGATTCTACCAAGCAAGAAAATTTCAGTAGTATTACTCTTTCAAATGAGGAACCACATAGGAAAGGACAAAAACAGCTTGCTGAGAAGAATGAACCTCTAGAAAATGAGCTCAATAATTTTTCCAATGATGATTCTACAAAGAAAGAGAATTTGATTAGCACTACTCTTCTAAACGAGAAACCAGATGGGAAAGCACAAAGACAGTTTACTGAGAAGAACGAGCCTTCAGAAAATGAGCTCGGTAATTTTTCCAATGATGATTCTATGAAGAAAggaaatttaaataatactaCTCTTCCAATCGAGAAACCAAATGGAAAAGAACAAAGACAGATTACCGAGAGGAATGAACCTTTAGAAAATGAGCTCAACAATTTTCCCCATGATGATGATGCTATGAAGAAAGGGAATTTAAATAGTACTACTCTTCTAAACGAGAAACCACGTGGGAAAGGACAAAGACAGTTTACTGAAAGGAATGAACCTTTAGATGATAAGCCCAATATTTTTTCCGAAGAGGATTCCACGTACAAATGGAATTTGAATGGTACTACTGCTCTAAACGAGAAACCACCAGGGAAAGGGCAAAGAAAATTTACTGAGAAGAATGAAACTTCACAAAATGAGatcaataatttttctaatgATGATTCTACGAAGAAAGGAAATTTGATTAGCACTACTCTTCTAAACGAGAAATCGCATGGGAAAGGACAAAACCAGTCTACTGAGAAGAATGAGCCTTTAAAAAATGAGCTCAATAACTTTTCCAATGATGATTCTACGGAGAAAGGGAATTTGATTAACACTACTCTTCTAAACGAGAAACCACATGGGAAAGGACAAAATCAGTCTAGTGAGGAGAACGAGACTTCAGAAAATGAGCTCAATAATTTTTCCAATGATGATTCTATGAAGAAAGGGAATTTAAGTAGTGATACTCTTCTAAACGAGAAACCACATAAGAAAGGACAAAGACAGTTTATTGAGAGGAATGAACGTTTAGAAAATGAGCTCAATAAGTTTTCCAATGATGATTCTATGAAGAAAGGGAATTTTAGTAGTACTACGCTTCTAAACGAGAAACCACAGGGGACAGGACAAAAACAGTTTAATGAGAGGAATGAACCTTTAGAAAACGGGCTCAATAAGTTTTCCAATGATGATTCTACGAAGAAAGGGAATTTAAGTAATACTACTCTTCTAAAGGAGAAACCACTTGGGAAAGGGCAAAGACAGTTTACTAAGAGGAATGAACCTTTAGAAAATGAGCTCAATAATGTTTCCAATGATGATTCTATGAAGAaaggaaatttaaaaagtattactCACAAGAAACCACATGGAAAAGGACAAAGACAGTTTACTGAAAGGAATGAACCTTTAGAAAATGAGCTCAATAAGGTTTCCAATGATGATTCTATGAAGAAAGGGAATTTAAGTAGTACCACTCTTCTAAACGAGAAACCACATGGGAAAGGCCAAAGACAATTTACTGAGAGTAATGAACCTTTAGAAAATGAGCTCAATAATGTTTCCATTGATGATTCTATGAAGAAAGAGAATTTGAATAGTACTACTCTTCTAAACGAGAAACCACATGGGAAAGGACAAAGACAGTTTCCTGTGAGGAATGAACTTTCAGAAAATGAGCTCGATAAGTTTTCCAATGATGATTCTACTAAGAAAGGGAATTTGAGCGGTACTTCTCTTCTAAACGAGAAACCAGATGGGATAGGACAAAGACAGTTTACTGAGAGGAATGAACCTTTAGAAAATGAGCTCAATAATGTTTCTGTTGATGATTCTTTGAAGGAAGAGAATTTGAATAGTACTACTCTTCTAAACGAGAAACCACATGGGAGAGGACAAAGACCGTTTACTGTGAGGAATGAACTTTTAGAAAATGAGCTCAATAAGCCTTGTAATGATGATTCTACCAAGAAAGTGAATTCAAGTAGTACTACTTTTCTAAACGAGGAACCACATGGGAAGGGACAAAAACAGCTTACTGAGAAGAATGAACCTTTAGAAAATGAACTCAATAATTTTTCCGATGATTATTCTATGAAGAAGGGGAATTTGAATAGTATTGCTCTTCTAAGTGAGAAACAACTTGGCGAAGGACAAAAACAGTTCACTGAGAGTAATGAGCCTTTAGAAAATGAGCTCAATAATTTTTCCAATGATGATTCATTGATGGAAAGGAATTTAAGTAGTACTACTCTCCTAAATGAGGAACCACATGGGAAGGGACAAAAACAGCTTACTGAGAAGAATGAACCTTTAGAAAATGAGCTCAACAATTTTTCCAATGATGATTCTATGAATTTGAATAGTACTGCTCTTCTAAACGAGAAGCCACATGGGAAAGGACAAAGACAGTTTACTGAGAGGAATGAACTTTTAGAAAATGAGCTCAATAAGTTCTACAATGATGATTCTATCAAGAAAGGGAATTTATGTAGTACTACTCTTCTAAATGAGGAACCACGTGGGAAAGGACAAAAACAACTTATTGAGAAGAATGAACCTTTAGAAAATAAGCTCAATAATTTTTCCGATGATGATTCTTTGAAGAAAGGGAATTTAGGTAGTACTATTCTAAACGAGAAACCACATGAAAAAGGACAAAGACAGTTCATTGAGAGGAATGAACCTTTAGAAAATGAGCTCAATACTTTTTCCAATGATGATTCCGCGAAGAAAGGGAGTCTAAATAGTATTATTCTTCTAAACAAGAAACCACATGAACACCCAAGATTGATGAGTGACAAAATCGGAGATGGGGAAAATGTAGAAATTCCTCTACAATCTGCTGAGAATTATGAGCAAATCAGCAATCAGACCCTTAATCAGGCAGAGGAAATTAATACTTTGAATGATTTTCCTGTTTATACCGCATGCCATGAAGACATTAATACAAGTGGCAAGTTTCTTAGCAATAAAACTGAATTGAAGGCTGAAGTTGAAAGGCTACGAGAAGAGCTGAGGGAAGCTGCTGCTCTCGAAGTTTCAATGTACTCAGTTATTGCTGAACATGGTAGCTCGTCAAACAAGGTCCATGCACCTGCTCGGCGCCTTTCTAGATTCTATTTCCACGCTTGTAGAGTTGGGTCTCCTGCTACAATAGCTAGTGCAGCCCAGAGTGCTGTCTCGGGATTTGTTTTGGTTTCTAAAGCATGTGGAAATGACGTTCCAAG GTTGACATTTTGGTTCTCAAATATATTATTGCTGAGAGCAATTGTGAGCaaagaagttgaaaatataCACTTTGGTGATGGTTCATGCATCAACAGTGAATGTGATGCAGTTGGCAACACTCTTCGTAAAGAAAATGGCAACAtagaaaaacaatttcataGCTGGGAGAAtccaaaaacatttttaattgcaTTAGAAAAGGTTGAAGCGTGGATATTCTCTCGAATTGTTGAGTCTGTCTGGTGGCAG ACTCTTACACCATACATGCAATCTGGAGTTGCAAAAAGCACTAATTCTAAGAAAGCAGATGAAAGAAGAACCCGTGTGGGTGATCAAGATCAAggaaatttttctatttatttatggaAAAGAGCTTTCAAGGATGCATGTGAAAGGCTTTGTCCTCTTCGGACTGGTTTTCATGAGTGTGGCTGCTTGGCTGTGATAGCTAGATTG GTGATGGAGCAATTGGTTAGTAGACTTGATTTCGCTATGTTCAATGCTATTCTTCGGGAATCCGCTGAGGAGATGCCCATGGATCCTGTATCTGACCCCATTAGTGATTCTAAGGTTCTTCCAATTCCAGCTGGGAAATCAGGTTTTGCGGCTGGTGCACAACTGAAGAATGCT ATTGGTGACTGGTCAAGATGGCTTTCAGATTTATTTAGCATTGATGATAGTGAATCTTGCGAAGTTACCAATGAAAACGATGAACCCAAATGTGAATCATCCTTCAAACCTTTCCTTCTCCTCAATGCCTTAAGCGATTTGATGATGCTTCCCTTGGACATGCTTGCAGATGGGTCTACGAGAAAAGAG GTTTGCCCTAGATTTGGTATTTCATTGATTAAACGAGTTGTCAACAATTTTGTTCCTGATGAATTCTCCCCAGGCCCTATCCCGGATGCTGTTTTCGATGCCCTGAACAGTGAG gaTATTGAGGATGATGTAGGAGCTATTACAAGCTTGCCATGTTCTGCTGGTCCCACGTTCTATGCACCACTTCCAGCTTCTTCAATTCTAGGCATGCTACAAGAAGCGGGAACCAAAACTTCACTAAGACGTGGGTCATTTGCtctcaaaaaattatataccaGTGATGATGAACTTGATGAGTTGGATTCACCACTTTCTGCACTTGGCATGGATGAACCATCGACTGCACTAATTAAGGGAGGCCGTAAGGTTGTACGATATGAGCTCTTGCGGGAAGCGTGGAAGAGTAGTGAATAG
- the LOC108326001 gene encoding uncharacterized protein LOC108326001 isoform X2, with protein MVLGIRTKSRKTVSVQVHYVIHVQEIKPWPPSQSLRSVQTVLLQWENGDKTSGSLASTTAGIENIEFNESFRLSVVMWREASKKSKHRESFQKNYLEFNLYDKTTKSQLLGSASINFADFGIIKETKALRILLNCKKSSKHSSQPFLYVSIQPLDTECSSSSPSSSYSKGLSLDKEGSESVTQSLKDDDDVEIASFTDDDDNDDFPSNTSQTNRSSSKTTEGGIKIREGGAEGSHGNFVLSAESSTSSLVGNTRSEAPTQFNGIKSPPSSTILGSDMGNAAYGRPSLPKISVETVKLSDPICEIQENIQQSSASCISPSIQTNFERPFNSQVTQENSVIKEDDTRDQRLNKEAVEKVISISDVGVMEAKEKMEEQRKEQKQFMERNELLNKFRNDDSTKQENFSSITLSNEEPHRKGQKQLAEKNEPLENELNNFSNDDSTKKENLISTTLLNEKPDGKAQRQFTEKNEPSENELGNFSNDDSMKKGNLNNTTLPIEKPNGKEQRQITERNEPLENELNNFPHDDDAMKKGNLNSTTLLNEKPRGKGQRQFTERNEPLDDKPNIFSEEDSTYKWNLNGTTALNEKPPGKGQRKFTEKNETSQNEINNFSNDDSTKKGNLISTTLLNEKSHGKGQNQSTEKNEPLKNELNNFSNDDSTEKGNLINTTLLNEKPHGKGQNQSSEENETSENELNNFSNDDSMKKGNLSSDTLLNEKPHKKGQRQFIERNERLENELNKFSNDDSMKKGNFSSTTLLNEKPQGTGQKQFNERNEPLENGLNKFSNDDSTKKGNLSNTTLLKEKPLGKGQRQFTKRNEPLENELNNVSNDDSMKKGNLKSITHKKPHGKGQRQFTERNEPLENELNKVSNDDSMKKGNLSSTTLLNEKPHGKGQRQFTESNEPLENELNNVSIDDSMKKENLNSTTLLNEKPHGKGQRQFPVRNELSENELDKFSNDDSTKKGNLSGTSLLNEKPDGIGQRQFTERNEPLENELNNVSVDDSLKEENLNSTTLLNEKPHGRGQRPFTVRNELLENELNKPCNDDSTKKVNSSSTTFLNEEPHGKGQKQLTEKNEPLENELNNFSDDYSMKKGNLNSIALLSEKQLGEGQKQFTESNEPLENELNNFSNDDSLMERNLSSTTLLNEEPHGKGQKQLTEKNEPLENELNNFSNDDSMNLNSTALLNEKPHGKGQRQFTERNELLENELNKFYNDDSIKKGNLCSTTLLNEEPRGKGQKQLIEKNEPLENKLNNFSDDDSLKKGNLGSTILNEKPHEKGQRQFIERNEPLENELNTFSNDDSAKKGSLNSIILLNKKPHEHPRLMSDKIGDGENVEIPLQSAENYEQISNQTLNQAEEINTLNDFPVYTACHEDINTSGKFLSNKTELKAEVERLREELREAAALEVSMYSVIAEHGSSSNKVHAPARRLSRFYFHACRVGSPATIASAAQSAVSGFVLVSKACGNDVPRLLHHTCNLELQKALILRKQMKEEPVWVIKIKEIFLFIYGKELSRMHVKGFVLFGLVFMSVAAWL; from the exons ATGGTACTGGGAATAAGAACAAAGAGTAGAAAAACTGTCTCAGTCCAAGTTCACTACGTAATCCATGTTCAGGAGATCAAGCCTTGGCCCCCTTCACAATCACTGAGATCTGTGCAAACGGTATTACTGCAGTGGGAAAATGGTGATAAAACTTCTGGGTCTCTAGCATCCACCACTGCTGGCATTGAAAACATCGAATTTAATGAATCTTTCAGGCTTTCAGTTGTTATGTGGAGAGAAGCATCCAAGAAAAGCAAACACCGTGAAAGTTTTCAGAAGAACTACTTAGAGTTTAACTTGTATGACAAGACAACAAAGAGCCAACTATTGGGATCAGCCTCAATAAACTTTGCAGATTTTGGAATTATTAAGGAAACTAAAGCCTTACGCATTCTATTGAACTGCAAGAAGAGCTCCAAGCATTCTTCACAGCCATTTCTTTATGTTAGTATTCAGCCATTGGATACAGAATGTTCTAGCTCATCACCAAGCAGCAGCTATTCAAAAGGGTTGTCACTAGACAAGGAAGGAAGTGAATCGGTGACACAGTCATTGAAAGATGACGATGATGTTGAAATTGCCTCTTTTACTGATGATGACGACAATGATGACTTCCCTTCAAATACCTCCCAAACTAATAGATCTTCTTCCAAGACTACTGAAG GCGGTATCAAAATCAGGGAAGGAGGAGCAGAAGGCTCTCATGGAAATTTTGTTCTATCCGCAGAAAGTTCTACTTCTAGCTTAGTTGGAAACACAAGGAGTGAAGCGCCCACACAGTTCAATGGCATCAAATCTCCCCCTTCATCTACAATTCTTGGATCAGACATGGGAAATGCTGCCTATGGCCGCCCTTCATTGCCTAAAATTTCTGTGGAAACTGTCAAACTTTCTGATCCAATTTgtgaaattcaagaaaatattcAACAATCTTCTGCTTCATGCATTTCACCGAGTATACAAACAAACTTTGAAAGGCCTTTCAATTCTCAAGTAACTCAAGAGAACAGTGTGATTAAAGAAGATGACACAAGAGATCAGAGACTTAATAAAGAAGCTGTTGAGAAAGTTATCAGTATTTCAGATGTTGGGGTTATGGAGGCCAAAGAAAAAATGGAGGAgcaaagaaaagaacaaaaacagtTTATGGAGAGGAATGAACTTTTAAATAAGTTCCGCAATGATGATTCTACCAAGCAAGAAAATTTCAGTAGTATTACTCTTTCAAATGAGGAACCACATAGGAAAGGACAAAAACAGCTTGCTGAGAAGAATGAACCTCTAGAAAATGAGCTCAATAATTTTTCCAATGATGATTCTACAAAGAAAGAGAATTTGATTAGCACTACTCTTCTAAACGAGAAACCAGATGGGAAAGCACAAAGACAGTTTACTGAGAAGAACGAGCCTTCAGAAAATGAGCTCGGTAATTTTTCCAATGATGATTCTATGAAGAAAggaaatttaaataatactaCTCTTCCAATCGAGAAACCAAATGGAAAAGAACAAAGACAGATTACCGAGAGGAATGAACCTTTAGAAAATGAGCTCAACAATTTTCCCCATGATGATGATGCTATGAAGAAAGGGAATTTAAATAGTACTACTCTTCTAAACGAGAAACCACGTGGGAAAGGACAAAGACAGTTTACTGAAAGGAATGAACCTTTAGATGATAAGCCCAATATTTTTTCCGAAGAGGATTCCACGTACAAATGGAATTTGAATGGTACTACTGCTCTAAACGAGAAACCACCAGGGAAAGGGCAAAGAAAATTTACTGAGAAGAATGAAACTTCACAAAATGAGatcaataatttttctaatgATGATTCTACGAAGAAAGGAAATTTGATTAGCACTACTCTTCTAAACGAGAAATCGCATGGGAAAGGACAAAACCAGTCTACTGAGAAGAATGAGCCTTTAAAAAATGAGCTCAATAACTTTTCCAATGATGATTCTACGGAGAAAGGGAATTTGATTAACACTACTCTTCTAAACGAGAAACCACATGGGAAAGGACAAAATCAGTCTAGTGAGGAGAACGAGACTTCAGAAAATGAGCTCAATAATTTTTCCAATGATGATTCTATGAAGAAAGGGAATTTAAGTAGTGATACTCTTCTAAACGAGAAACCACATAAGAAAGGACAAAGACAGTTTATTGAGAGGAATGAACGTTTAGAAAATGAGCTCAATAAGTTTTCCAATGATGATTCTATGAAGAAAGGGAATTTTAGTAGTACTACGCTTCTAAACGAGAAACCACAGGGGACAGGACAAAAACAGTTTAATGAGAGGAATGAACCTTTAGAAAACGGGCTCAATAAGTTTTCCAATGATGATTCTACGAAGAAAGGGAATTTAAGTAATACTACTCTTCTAAAGGAGAAACCACTTGGGAAAGGGCAAAGACAGTTTACTAAGAGGAATGAACCTTTAGAAAATGAGCTCAATAATGTTTCCAATGATGATTCTATGAAGAaaggaaatttaaaaagtattactCACAAGAAACCACATGGAAAAGGACAAAGACAGTTTACTGAAAGGAATGAACCTTTAGAAAATGAGCTCAATAAGGTTTCCAATGATGATTCTATGAAGAAAGGGAATTTAAGTAGTACCACTCTTCTAAACGAGAAACCACATGGGAAAGGCCAAAGACAATTTACTGAGAGTAATGAACCTTTAGAAAATGAGCTCAATAATGTTTCCATTGATGATTCTATGAAGAAAGAGAATTTGAATAGTACTACTCTTCTAAACGAGAAACCACATGGGAAAGGACAAAGACAGTTTCCTGTGAGGAATGAACTTTCAGAAAATGAGCTCGATAAGTTTTCCAATGATGATTCTACTAAGAAAGGGAATTTGAGCGGTACTTCTCTTCTAAACGAGAAACCAGATGGGATAGGACAAAGACAGTTTACTGAGAGGAATGAACCTTTAGAAAATGAGCTCAATAATGTTTCTGTTGATGATTCTTTGAAGGAAGAGAATTTGAATAGTACTACTCTTCTAAACGAGAAACCACATGGGAGAGGACAAAGACCGTTTACTGTGAGGAATGAACTTTTAGAAAATGAGCTCAATAAGCCTTGTAATGATGATTCTACCAAGAAAGTGAATTCAAGTAGTACTACTTTTCTAAACGAGGAACCACATGGGAAGGGACAAAAACAGCTTACTGAGAAGAATGAACCTTTAGAAAATGAACTCAATAATTTTTCCGATGATTATTCTATGAAGAAGGGGAATTTGAATAGTATTGCTCTTCTAAGTGAGAAACAACTTGGCGAAGGACAAAAACAGTTCACTGAGAGTAATGAGCCTTTAGAAAATGAGCTCAATAATTTTTCCAATGATGATTCATTGATGGAAAGGAATTTAAGTAGTACTACTCTCCTAAATGAGGAACCACATGGGAAGGGACAAAAACAGCTTACTGAGAAGAATGAACCTTTAGAAAATGAGCTCAACAATTTTTCCAATGATGATTCTATGAATTTGAATAGTACTGCTCTTCTAAACGAGAAGCCACATGGGAAAGGACAAAGACAGTTTACTGAGAGGAATGAACTTTTAGAAAATGAGCTCAATAAGTTCTACAATGATGATTCTATCAAGAAAGGGAATTTATGTAGTACTACTCTTCTAAATGAGGAACCACGTGGGAAAGGACAAAAACAACTTATTGAGAAGAATGAACCTTTAGAAAATAAGCTCAATAATTTTTCCGATGATGATTCTTTGAAGAAAGGGAATTTAGGTAGTACTATTCTAAACGAGAAACCACATGAAAAAGGACAAAGACAGTTCATTGAGAGGAATGAACCTTTAGAAAATGAGCTCAATACTTTTTCCAATGATGATTCCGCGAAGAAAGGGAGTCTAAATAGTATTATTCTTCTAAACAAGAAACCACATGAACACCCAAGATTGATGAGTGACAAAATCGGAGATGGGGAAAATGTAGAAATTCCTCTACAATCTGCTGAGAATTATGAGCAAATCAGCAATCAGACCCTTAATCAGGCAGAGGAAATTAATACTTTGAATGATTTTCCTGTTTATACCGCATGCCATGAAGACATTAATACAAGTGGCAAGTTTCTTAGCAATAAAACTGAATTGAAGGCTGAAGTTGAAAGGCTACGAGAAGAGCTGAGGGAAGCTGCTGCTCTCGAAGTTTCAATGTACTCAGTTATTGCTGAACATGGTAGCTCGTCAAACAAGGTCCATGCACCTGCTCGGCGCCTTTCTAGATTCTATTTCCACGCTTGTAGAGTTGGGTCTCCTGCTACAATAGCTAGTGCAGCCCAGAGTGCTGTCTCGGGATTTGTTTTGGTTTCTAAAGCATGTGGAAATGACGTTCCAAG ACTCTTACACCATACATGCAATCTGGAGTTGCAAAAAGCACTAATTCTAAGAAAGCAGATGAAAGAAGAACCCGTGTGGGTGATCAAGATCAAggaaatttttctatttatttatggaAAAGAGCTTTCAAGGATGCATGTGAAAGGCTTTGTCCTCTTCGGACTGGTTTTCATGAGTGTGGCTGCTTGGCTGTGA